In Brassica napus cultivar Da-Ae chromosome A3, Da-Ae, whole genome shotgun sequence, the sequence AGATTAATAAGCTGTAAGTAGAAAACAATTTGGTAAGAGATGATTTGAAGTAGTTAAGGTAAATACTAGAGATATAATTCAGAAGATTTTAGGAACTCACCTCTATTTCATTCATTAACTTCATAGCTTCAACGATGCATAGAACTTGCCCCTTCTGCACTTTGTCTCCAACCTAAAGAAGCAAGAAACCCATGAGTAAGAATCCTGACAATGAAATATGCAAAAAGATCGAAAATTTTGCCATGACAAACCAATTTAGTTGGAAAATCCTACTAGATTTTTATATCGTTTTCATTCTTCTACTTTCGTATGTAGTAAGAGAACATAACATATACATGGGGTTTCCTTGGACAAGTGAAAACATATTAACTTCAACGAAAATCTTAGGTCCTAACTTCAGATAACAAATTTACTGTTTTGCAAATAAGGGCCAGTTTATTAACTAAAGAATACGTTCCTAAAGTCTCTGTACAGTTATGGGCCTAACCTTAATAAAGGGTGGTTCGCCAGGTCCTGGACTACGGTAGAATGTGCCAGCCATGGGGCTTTTAACAGTAGGAAGCGATGATTTAGCTGGAGTAGGTGGAGATGGTGTAGGTGAAGAGGCAGGAGTAGAAGGTGCTGGTGATGCAGCAGGTGCAGAAGGAGGAGCCACTGATTGCACATAAGATGATTGGTTTGGTTGCTGCATCATAACATATTGCGCAGGGGACTCGGGTTGTGGCAAAGCTTCCTTTTTTCGAATGACAAGTTCACAGTCGAGTTGTTTCAACTGCAACTCCACAATGTCTCTCGAATCCACAAGCCTGCAtgatggaggtatagtattcaAATCACAGTTATATAATGATCCTGGCTAACAAGCTTAAACCATGGTCCATAGAACAGGGGAAATGTACTTACTTGACGAGAGTTGTTACTTGGGTAAGGAACTCAGAGATAGACTCTTCTGTAGCTAAATCAGTCGAAGAAGAAGGGTCTTTCGATGAGTTTTCATCCTTTCCTTCAGTCTTTTCAGGAGCTGAAGCATTTGATGATGCACCGCTACCAACCTTTAAACGCAgtcagaaattaaaaaaaaaaaaaaaaaaaattctcgagACATAATTTCAAAGAGATGAGTAATCAAGAAGCTTACCTTGTTAGATTGGGCTTTCACAACAGGGTAGCTACTGCGAATAGGCTGCAATATtcagatacaaaaaaaaacagaacaaagtCTTATTTCagacataaataaataaaggtaCATGTACTTTTGAACACATTTGACTTCAGACAAGACATGAATAAAGCTGAGAGAAGAGAAACAGTAACTCATATtctcgatatatatatatatatatatataatgcttaAGGCCTTACAGATCAACTATAGCTTACTACAGAATCATCCAAAAACATTTTTCCCGAGAATTAACTACAAGCTAGAATCATCAAGGACAAGACCAAAACGACGACGATTAGACAAAGTCTTGAGCAAATAGAAACTGCATTGCTTCGAATAGAGAAGGAATGGGTAAATACCTTGGAGAGAAAGCGGAGCTTGGCGGAGAGACGGAATGAAACTCTGCGAGGGAGACGAGAGCGTGTGGTTGGGAGAGGCAAGTGTGAAGATGTTTGGGTGACTGCATAGACGGAAGCAGCTGGAGACGTGACGGAGAACGAAGAAGACGCCATTCTTCTTCGTCTTGGTGGTGCAGATCGGGTTTAGGTCTCACTCCAGCGAGCGAGCGTGAGAGATGTGTGAGATTATAACTCGCTTCCAGATTTCTCCACGTGTCGTTCTCTGATCTGTAGTTCGTATTACTACCCCATCCTTCTGAACTCTTTTTTTAATCTGTTTTCTTGTTGTCGGCTatttttcaatcttttttttaggttccaaaaattaaattaaattgtatCAGAGAAacgtatttataatttaaaaaaagtgTAGTGaaaagttataaataaatacttgcAATTACAATTTGCAGGGTGAAGTTGATGTTCAGTTGTATATACTTTAGAGGCAAATACGTTTGTTACAACGACTGCATTCAAATGATAAAATGctaaattatgttaaaattgcttagcaaaaaaataataatgttgcAATGTATGTATAATCCAAATACATTAGACTATtagattaaaattataatactaGGCGAGGTTGGATTTGGTGACCAACTAAAATGAAGTTATGAATTGTTAGCAATCCATTGAAAAACAAAGCACAATGCACCTTTAAAGTCATCAAGCTTGTGCAATGAAAATACATCGTTGACCTCAATCAATAATAGCTAAACAACTTCATTATAAACTTAGATATGATGCATAAACATTCTTCATTTCAAACCTTTCCAGTTTCCAACATTTATGCATACATTATTGTTAGATTATTACTTAAGGGAACAGTAGAGAGTTACATAGAACCAAACTAATTACAAGATCATGGAGATCATAATTAAAGCAGGAGTTATAACCTGCTTAACCATCCCCTGCTGCTACTTCACAGGGTCTTGAGGATTTTTCTTACTTTTAAATCATACCGGGAATAGTCAAACCGGTTTAAGACGAAATAAATATCCGGTTATTCAAGATTCACCGGCAACTTTAATAACATACCGTCGCCTTTGTCCTAATGAAAAACATCCTCGTCAACTCGCCGCTCCAAAACGGCAACGATGTTATTTCCCCACGTGAAACCCACGCGCTTCCATCAACTCCTTCATCCCCGCCTCTTCTCCGCCGCCGCCGCTCCTCTCCAGCAATACTTCACAGACAATAAGCCCCCGATCAAACCGTGGCCGAAGCGTCTATTCCCGAAGCGTCTAGTCTCGATGATCACCCAACAGCAGAACATCGACCTCGCTCTCCAGATCTTCCTCTACGCCGGCAAATCACACCCCGGATTCACCCACAACTACGACACCTACCACTCCATCCTCTTCAAGCTCTCCCGCGCCCGCGCTTTCGATCCAATAGAGTCTCTAATGGCAGAGCTTCGCAACTCGCACCCGCCGATCAGATGCGGCGAGAATCTCTTCATCGACTTGCTCCGGAACTACGGCCTCGCGGGCCGGTTCGAATCCTCTCTAAGAATCTTCCTCCGGATCCCTGATTACAACGTGAGACGCTCGGTTCGATCCTTAAACACGCTCTTGAACGTTTTGATACAGAACAGGAGATTCGATTTGGTACACTCCATGTTTAAGAACAGCAAGGAGTCTTTTGGAATCACTCCGAACATCTTCACTTGTAACCTCCTCGTGAAAGCTCTTTGCAAGAAGAACGATGTGGAGAGTGCCTACAAGGTGCTCGACGAAATTCCTGAGATGGGTCTGGTGCCGAACTTGGTGACTTACACGACGATTTTAGGTGGGTATGTTGCGAGAGGGGATATGGAAGCGGGGGAGAAGGTTTTGGGAGAGATGTTGGATCGCGGGTGGGATCCGGATGCGACTACTTATACTGTTTTAATGGATGGTTACTGTAAGTTGGGGAGATTCgatgaggcggctaaggtgatGGATGATATGGAAAGGAATGGGATTGAGGCTAATGAAGTGACCTATGGTGTTATGATCAGGGCTTTGTGTAAGGAGAGGAAAGCCGGAGAGGCGCGTAACATGTTCGATGAAATGCTTGAGAGGAGTTTCATGCCGGATTCTTCTCTTTGTTGTAGAGTTATCGACGCGCTGTGTGAGGACTGTAAGGTGGATGAGGCGTGTAGTCTGTGGAGGAAGATGTTGAAGAAGAACTGTATGCCTGATAACGCGCTTCTCAGCACTTTGATCCATTGGCTTTGCAAGGAAGGGAGAGTTGCGGAAGCGAGGAAGCTGTTCGA encodes:
- the LOC111211003 gene encoding biotin carboxyl carrier protein of acetyl-CoA carboxylase 1, chloroplastic; the encoded protein is MASSSFSVTSPAASVYAVTQTSSHLPLPTTRSRLPRRVSFRLSAKLRFLSKPIRSSYPVVKAQSNKVGSGASSNASAPEKTEGKDENSSKDPSSSTDLATEESISEFLTQVTTLVKLVDSRDIVELQLKQLDCELVIRKKEALPQPESPAQYVMMQQPNQSSYVQSVAPPSAPAASPAPSTPASSPTPSPPTPAKSSLPTVKSPMAGTFYRSPGPGEPPFIKVGDKVQKGQVLCIVEAMKLMNEIESDQTGTVVDIVAEDGKPVSLDTPLFVVQP
- the LOC111197948 gene encoding pentatricopeptide repeat-containing protein At5g16420, mitochondrial; translation: MLFPHVKPTRFHQLLHPRLFSAAAAPLQQYFTDNKPPIKPWPKRLFPKRLVSMITQQQNIDLALQIFLYAGKSHPGFTHNYDTYHSILFKLSRARAFDPIESLMAELRNSHPPIRCGENLFIDLLRNYGLAGRFESSLRIFLRIPDYNVRRSVRSLNTLLNVLIQNRRFDLVHSMFKNSKESFGITPNIFTCNLLVKALCKKNDVESAYKVLDEIPEMGLVPNLVTYTTILGGYVARGDMEAGEKVLGEMLDRGWDPDATTYTVLMDGYCKLGRFDEAAKVMDDMERNGIEANEVTYGVMIRALCKERKAGEARNMFDEMLERSFMPDSSLCCRVIDALCEDCKVDEACSLWRKMLKKNCMPDNALLSTLIHWLCKEGRVAEARKLFDEFEKGSIPSLLTYNTLISGMCEKGELTEAGRLWDDMVERKCKPNAFTYNVLIEGLCKKGNVKEGIRVLEEMLENGCFPNKTTFLILFEGLQESGKEEDAIKIVSMAVMSGKVDRECWELFLRKFAGELDKGAVVVLEELLLREVSVS